One window of Desulfobacterales bacterium genomic DNA carries:
- a CDS encoding nucleotidyltransferase family protein — MDSIENKILLAAGHIDPDADQQAQLRELLAGDYDQDHLIRLARKEGMSGLLYKSLKKAGILGYLGHRQMQHLQSFYYRSVQQNLNTIHELKEILRRSNISGIQVVLLQGIALFEKVYKDIGLRPLTDIDLWVLPDRREAFDTLITNLGYQPDPLYPGTFKKDQTIVDINSHILWAERIKSRQGLLAKSQHAIHDDIDILRFEGQPAGCLNAVDQVLYLSLHAFKHCASRLIWLVDIKELIADWQCADWKALFDRAAELGQTQIVCDMIYLIKHLFQLKLPEEIEQMFAEQGFTWLERSILARRLNGNHLPDWAPLLLFTSGKDLKTRVCFVFETLFPRPEILRQVFANSAKSNVWHLYLKRFLQLLSHAKL; from the coding sequence ATGGATTCGATAGAAAATAAAATTTTGCTGGCGGCTGGCCATATTGATCCGGATGCGGATCAGCAGGCACAGCTCCGTGAGCTGCTGGCCGGGGACTATGATCAGGATCACCTGATTCGCCTGGCGCGCAAAGAAGGCATGTCCGGGCTGCTGTATAAAAGCCTCAAAAAAGCCGGTATCCTTGGATACCTCGGTCACCGGCAAATGCAGCATTTGCAATCCTTTTATTACCGCAGCGTTCAGCAGAATCTAAACACGATTCATGAGCTAAAAGAAATATTGCGGCGTTCAAATATAAGCGGGATTCAGGTAGTGCTGCTGCAGGGGATCGCTCTTTTTGAGAAGGTATATAAAGATATCGGATTGCGGCCGCTGACAGACATCGATCTGTGGGTGCTGCCTGATAGGCGGGAAGCTTTTGACACCCTTATAACGAATTTGGGCTATCAACCGGACCCACTCTATCCGGGGACCTTCAAAAAAGACCAGACCATCGTTGATATCAACTCGCACATCCTGTGGGCAGAGCGTATCAAAAGCCGGCAAGGTCTTCTGGCAAAAAGCCAGCATGCGATTCATGATGATATTGATATTCTGCGCTTCGAAGGCCAACCGGCCGGATGTTTGAATGCGGTTGACCAGGTGCTCTATTTGAGCCTGCATGCGTTTAAGCACTGTGCGAGTCGCTTAATCTGGCTGGTGGATATCAAAGAATTGATCGCAGATTGGCAATGTGCTGATTGGAAAGCGCTGTTTGACCGTGCCGCGGAACTAGGACAGACTCAGATCGTCTGCGACATGATTTACTTGATAAAGCACCTGTTTCAGCTTAAACTGCCGGAAGAAATTGAACAGATGTTTGCCGAACAGGGCTTCACATGGCTGGAACGCTCTATTTTAGCGAGACGCTTGAACGGAAACCACCTGCCGGATTGGGCCCCGCTGTTGTTGTTTACGTCCGGGAAAGATTTGAAAACCCGGGTGTGTTTTGTTTTTGAGACCCTGTTTCCGAGACCGGAGATTCTCAGGCAGGTATTTGCAAACTCTGCAAAGTCGAATGTATGGCATCTATATTTGAAAAGGTTTTTACAATTGCTCAGCCATGCTAAATTGTAA
- a CDS encoding OmpA family protein: protein MNKIENILIILIAIAFLCPAVGQADIVYVKDEDRLVGIIQNPAFTVQTPYGNIRIKTEFLKSIDFKDGAAGQWIIETVNNDQFSGRLLNANVQFIQKDGRKRTIDKGRITRIWREFRAQSRQATTTIITMKNNDRFSGKFLDTSLEIRANFITKTIQPKNINRLEFADNYQDGTEILLENGDLITGILKQDQFRVAPESVSEITVDRTRVKSIQFNAPKMILKTFGGTALSEADGDGDGIPDYADLCMDTPAGAEVGMDGCARRSNLAQAANRQKINGHQRDAVAALAKTDGQFQNVLFDFDRAELKSQYYSTLDEAAEMLNRSPMTQAEIHGHTDSIGTQAYNQTLSEKRARTVEQYLVQKGIEGDRLLSKGFGFTVSSASNENEASRALNRRVEILLVPDQKRLAYQNQN, encoded by the coding sequence ATGAATAAAATCGAAAACATTTTAATCATCCTGATCGCCATTGCATTTTTATGCCCGGCTGTCGGTCAGGCAGATATCGTGTACGTCAAAGACGAGGACAGATTAGTGGGCATCATTCAGAATCCCGCTTTCACGGTGCAAACCCCCTATGGAAACATTCGTATTAAAACGGAATTTTTAAAAAGCATTGATTTTAAAGATGGGGCCGCCGGTCAATGGATTATCGAAACCGTCAACAATGATCAGTTTAGTGGACGCCTGTTGAATGCAAACGTTCAATTTATACAGAAAGACGGCAGGAAACGAACAATAGATAAAGGCAGGATAACGCGTATATGGCGAGAGTTCAGAGCACAAAGCCGACAGGCAACGACCACTATCATTACCATGAAAAACAACGATCGCTTTTCCGGTAAATTCTTGGATACATCTTTGGAGATCCGTGCCAATTTTATCACCAAGACAATTCAGCCAAAAAATATCAACCGGCTTGAATTTGCAGATAACTACCAGGATGGCACTGAAATATTACTCGAAAACGGTGATCTGATCACTGGCATCTTGAAGCAAGATCAATTTCGAGTAGCCCCGGAATCAGTTTCCGAAATAACCGTGGACAGAACCCGTGTAAAGAGCATCCAATTTAACGCCCCCAAAATGATCCTAAAAACATTTGGCGGTACGGCGCTTTCTGAAGCCGATGGGGATGGTGACGGAATTCCCGACTATGCTGATCTGTGTATGGACACGCCTGCAGGTGCAGAAGTGGGTATGGACGGCTGTGCCAGGCGTTCAAACCTGGCCCAGGCTGCCAACCGGCAAAAAATAAACGGCCATCAAAGAGACGCTGTAGCTGCTTTGGCTAAAACTGACGGTCAGTTCCAAAATGTCCTTTTTGATTTTGATCGCGCTGAATTGAAGTCCCAGTATTATTCGACTCTGGATGAGGCGGCTGAAATGCTAAACCGCAGCCCAATGACGCAAGCCGAGATCCATGGACACACCGATAGTATCGGTACGCAAGCATACAATCAGACGCTTTCCGAAAAAAGAGCGCGCACAGTGGAACAGTATTTGGTGCAAAAAGGTATTGAGGGAGACCGCCTGCTGTCGAAGGGATTTGGGTTTACCGTCAGCTCAGCATCTAATGAAAATGAAGCCAGCCGCGCATTGAATCGCAGGGTTGAAATATTACTAGTACCTGATCAGAAGAGGCTGGCATATCAAAACCAAAATTGA
- a CDS encoding CPBP family intramembrane metalloprotease — protein MEASKIKISTVIAALVAVVAVEFGARLLISQNILAHMTALGLARVAEIIFLFIIIMLREKSLAAVGLASSRIFEGLKKGLIWSLLFGAAAGIVLLAMHLVGIRVSGLFQMPLPSESKQLAAFFLVGVLIGPIAEEIFFRGIFYTFFRRWGIPTAIILSTLLFVLPHTHASGSIIPVTQLIGGLVFAIAYEVEKNLLVPITIHCLGNLAIFTLALMI, from the coding sequence ATGGAGGCAAGTAAAATTAAAATAAGTACCGTCATAGCCGCCCTGGTCGCTGTCGTTGCTGTCGAGTTTGGGGCGCGGCTACTCATCAGCCAGAACATTCTTGCCCATATGACTGCCCTGGGTCTGGCCCGTGTAGCCGAAATCATTTTTTTGTTTATCATTATTATGCTGCGAGAAAAAAGCCTGGCAGCCGTCGGATTGGCATCATCGCGTATTTTTGAGGGTTTAAAAAAGGGATTGATCTGGTCGCTATTATTTGGCGCAGCCGCAGGGATTGTTTTGCTGGCCATGCATCTGGTCGGCATTCGAGTGAGCGGGCTTTTCCAGATGCCGCTGCCGTCTGAAAGCAAACAGCTAGCAGCTTTTTTCCTGGTGGGCGTTTTGATCGGGCCCATAGCAGAGGAGATATTTTTTCGTGGCATCTTCTACACTTTTTTTAGAAGATGGGGAATCCCAACTGCCATCATTTTGAGCACCTTACTCTTTGTACTGCCGCACACCCACGCATCCGGCAGCATCATACCCGTAACCCAACTCATCGGCGGTCTTGTGTTTGCCATTGCATATGAAGTCGAGAAAAACCTTCTTGTGCCGATAACCATTCATTGCCTGGGCAACCTGGCCATCTTCACCCTCGCCCTGATGATTTAG
- a CDS encoding HEAT repeat domain-containing protein — MREKLTTLYPFFALLIGLILTQILASVQVYISNAALYDNLLAIKKAGYLTIPHADVMSSLQDLRPALCGGLFFTFSIGAGISFFTLAMAWIWNRIFSRSKYFLYACLLLWPVGLAILNIYGFNLFLTLIALLVPPTVFAFVSKCLAHLSRQGKAPTDMIHILPIIVLGLLLSWQIDSRMFTDFRDIYLLSNPIGARINDFYYRYTLYPAEVFKSLDQKMLKTGMVETNADVTGSALNSILLNYDYIPVEDTNDVDLKITATSDSLHLESRGNPVMQLSSKAFFADPNKAIREFEKQSDTDNILRQMTFISLLFAFPLAVYVIAHGLISIVAGFFLNARKAALIASGLCFAVCVIMFFTFQFSRGRNVSATNLHEALSSKNWQTRVGALKIIDKNNLEINQFISYPELLISTQIAERYWLVRTLGNSKSPATYNDLLLFLNDPHPNVRTMAIYATGKRGGQDEIDDIMQVITTSDNWYTQWYAYKALRSLGWRQVKLK; from the coding sequence ATGCGAGAGAAACTGACAACCCTATACCCGTTTTTTGCTTTGTTGATCGGACTGATCCTGACGCAGATTCTGGCATCAGTGCAGGTGTATATCTCCAATGCAGCCCTGTATGATAATTTACTGGCAATTAAAAAAGCCGGTTATCTGACCATACCCCATGCAGACGTCATGAGCAGCCTGCAGGATTTGAGGCCGGCTTTATGTGGTGGTCTTTTTTTCACTTTCAGCATCGGTGCCGGCATATCCTTTTTCACGTTGGCAATGGCCTGGATCTGGAACCGCATATTTTCCCGCAGCAAATATTTCCTCTATGCATGTTTGCTGCTTTGGCCAGTTGGCTTGGCTATTCTGAACATTTATGGTTTCAACCTTTTTTTAACCCTCATTGCACTATTGGTGCCGCCGACCGTGTTTGCATTTGTCTCCAAGTGTCTGGCACACTTGAGCCGGCAAGGCAAAGCCCCAACTGACATGATCCACATCCTGCCCATCATCGTTCTGGGGTTGTTGCTCAGCTGGCAAATCGATAGCCGCATGTTTACGGATTTTCGTGATATTTATTTATTATCCAACCCGATCGGCGCCCGTATTAATGACTTTTACTATAGATACACCCTCTACCCCGCAGAAGTTTTTAAATCCCTCGATCAGAAAATGCTCAAAACCGGTATGGTTGAGACAAATGCAGACGTTACCGGCAGCGCCCTGAACAGCATTCTGCTTAACTATGACTACATTCCGGTTGAGGACACCAATGATGTTGATCTTAAAATTACAGCAACATCTGATTCACTCCATTTGGAAAGCCGCGGCAATCCCGTTATGCAGTTATCTTCTAAGGCGTTCTTCGCAGATCCGAACAAAGCAATTAGAGAATTCGAGAAGCAAAGTGATACCGACAATATCCTGAGACAGATGACTTTCATTTCTTTATTGTTCGCCTTCCCGCTTGCGGTTTACGTCATCGCGCACGGGTTGATCAGCATTGTCGCCGGTTTTTTTTTGAATGCAAGAAAGGCGGCATTAATCGCTTCAGGGTTATGTTTTGCTGTCTGCGTTATCATGTTTTTTACCTTTCAATTTAGCAGAGGCCGCAATGTTTCCGCCACAAACCTGCACGAGGCCTTAAGCTCAAAAAACTGGCAAACGCGTGTGGGCGCCTTAAAAATCATCGATAAAAATAATTTGGAAATAAACCAGTTTATATCCTACCCCGAATTACTTATAAGCACTCAGATTGCCGAGCGCTATTGGTTGGTAAGGACCCTGGGTAATTCCAAGAGTCCAGCCACATACAACGATTTGCTGCTTTTTTTAAATGACCCGCACCCAAATGTCCGTACAATGGCAATTTACGCCACGGGCAAAAGGGGCGGCCAAGACGAGATTGATGACATTATGCAAGTCATCACCACATCAGATAACTGGTACACCCAATGGTATGCCTATAAAGCATTGCGTTCACTCGGATGGAGGCAAGTAAAATTAAAATAA
- a CDS encoding WbqC family protein — MIVAIHQPQYLPWLGYFDKMNRADVFCYLNDVQYKKSEWQNRNRIKTAQGWQWLTVPVRYHFPDKINEVPINHTTGWQKKHLQALITNYSRAPFFKSYGDIFEDTFSREWEFISELNIHLLERLRKALNMDAKQTVVSSELDLREEPTDRLIDICKAVGADTYLAGEGGANYMDLERFAQNGINVITQNFKHPVYPQMFAEFESHLSIVDLLFNCGPESLEVIKRANEGSS; from the coding sequence TTGATCGTTGCCATTCACCAGCCCCAATATCTGCCCTGGCTCGGGTATTTTGATAAGATGAATAGGGCAGATGTGTTCTGCTATCTGAATGATGTCCAGTATAAAAAAAGCGAGTGGCAAAATCGAAACCGAATTAAAACCGCTCAAGGCTGGCAATGGCTGACAGTGCCGGTGCGCTATCATTTTCCGGATAAAATCAACGAGGTCCCGATCAACCATACGACCGGCTGGCAGAAAAAGCACCTGCAGGCGCTGATCACCAATTACAGCCGCGCGCCCTTTTTTAAATCCTACGGTGATATTTTCGAAGATACTTTTTCCAGGGAATGGGAGTTTATTTCCGAACTCAATATCCATTTGCTGGAGCGGCTGAGAAAAGCATTAAACATGGATGCAAAACAGACAGTGGTTTCATCGGAGCTGGACCTAAGGGAAGAACCCACCGATCGGCTCATCGATATTTGCAAGGCTGTTGGCGCGGACACCTATCTAGCAGGAGAGGGCGGTGCCAATTATATGGACCTGGAGCGGTTTGCCCAAAATGGGATTAATGTTATCACCCAGAACTTTAAACATCCCGTTTATCCGCAAATGTTCGCTGAATTTGAGTCGCACCTGTCGATTGTGGATTTGCTGTTTAATTGCGGACCTGAAAGTCTCGAAGTGATTAAAAGAGCTAATGAAGGCTCGTCTTAA
- a CDS encoding PIG-L deacetylase family protein produces the protein MQKATILAIGAHPDDIEFGCGGTLIKYTEGGHRLFLHIMTKGGSGADSATRAEEQEASKAILGAEDIFWGGYEDTHLQVDIELIGKIEAVIKKIKPDFIFCHYPDDTHQDHRHLTQAVMSATRYIRNVLFFEGPTTQNFKPHVFVDIADTLDKKIKALQAHRSQVMKTNIEDLSIVEVARSSANFRGIQGRVKFAEAFHSLRLFINI, from the coding sequence ATGCAAAAAGCAACCATTCTGGCAATTGGTGCGCATCCGGACGATATTGAATTCGGCTGCGGTGGAACGCTAATTAAATATACCGAGGGAGGTCATCGCCTATTTTTGCATATTATGACCAAAGGCGGCTCAGGCGCGGATTCTGCCACTCGGGCCGAAGAGCAGGAAGCATCCAAAGCCATATTGGGTGCAGAGGATATTTTCTGGGGCGGGTATGAGGATACACACCTGCAGGTGGATATTGAGTTGATTGGCAAGATCGAAGCGGTTATCAAAAAAATCAAGCCGGATTTTATTTTTTGCCATTATCCGGATGATACCCACCAGGACCACCGCCATCTGACCCAGGCCGTCATGTCAGCCACTCGGTACATTCGCAACGTCCTATTTTTTGAAGGTCCCACCACTCAAAACTTCAAGCCCCATGTATTTGTGGATATCGCCGATACCCTCGACAAAAAAATCAAAGCGCTCCAGGCACATCGATCCCAGGTAATGAAAACCAATATCGAAGATTTGTCCATTGTTGAGGTCGCCCGTTCGAGCGCCAATTTTCGCGGTATCCAGGGCAGGGTTAAATTTGCAGAAGCATTCCATAGCCTACGCCTTTTTATTAATATTTAA